The Novosphingobium kaempferiae genome includes a window with the following:
- a CDS encoding efflux RND transporter periplasmic adaptor subunit, with amino-acid sequence MTDQPATEQDAHTPLDTLLGAAPRRVMRHWLSLLVLALAALGALTFFVRFVTGEDSPYYSAPIERGNLTPLVSERGQVSGSGEVTVFSALAGRVTWVSGKSDGEVKQGELLAIIDAGEVEGAVEIGRSGLTAAQAALEAAQVAAQDTGSRLARFESVWRRSGGRAPSLNEIERARAEARRADLSVEAARAQVKAAQLQLKEDETRKAGAEVRAPFTGVLAMRHAQPGQAIAEHQPLFTIAQGIAPLTIEVPLNTQLTGPIKAGTLAQVRLDAQPDAPQSATLTLLRVSPPPQTVPPRAVFTIEKPGPQVRLGMAGTVEIELPERRNVLLVPNAALEFEPGVRGPRRRDRIYVLDRGEPRRVYVTVGASDGKRTEVFANGLKPDDRAIIGWRDATAGAPASGR; translated from the coding sequence GTGACTGACCAACCCGCGACTGAACAGGACGCACACACTCCGCTCGACACGCTGCTCGGCGCCGCCCCCCGGCGCGTGATGCGCCACTGGCTGAGCCTGCTGGTGCTGGCGCTCGCGGCCCTGGGAGCGCTGACGTTCTTCGTCCGCTTCGTCACCGGTGAGGATTCGCCCTACTATTCGGCCCCAATCGAACGCGGCAACCTGACGCCGCTGGTTTCGGAGCGCGGACAGGTGAGCGGGTCCGGCGAGGTGACGGTGTTCTCCGCGCTCGCCGGTCGCGTGACATGGGTTTCGGGCAAGAGCGATGGCGAAGTGAAGCAGGGCGAACTGCTCGCGATCATCGATGCCGGCGAAGTCGAAGGCGCGGTCGAGATCGGCCGCTCGGGACTGACGGCGGCGCAGGCTGCTCTGGAGGCGGCGCAAGTCGCCGCGCAGGACACCGGATCGCGCCTCGCCCGCTTCGAAAGCGTCTGGCGCCGGTCGGGTGGACGCGCACCATCACTCAACGAGATCGAGCGTGCGCGGGCCGAGGCCCGTCGTGCGGACCTCAGCGTCGAAGCAGCAAGGGCGCAGGTCAAGGCTGCGCAACTTCAGCTCAAGGAGGACGAGACGCGCAAGGCAGGGGCCGAAGTTCGCGCGCCGTTCACCGGTGTGCTCGCGATGCGCCATGCACAGCCCGGCCAAGCCATCGCCGAACATCAGCCGCTCTTCACCATCGCGCAGGGCATAGCACCGCTTACGATCGAGGTACCGCTCAACACGCAGCTGACCGGGCCGATCAAGGCAGGCACGCTGGCGCAGGTGCGGCTCGACGCCCAGCCCGATGCGCCGCAGTCGGCCACGCTGACCCTGCTGCGCGTATCTCCGCCCCCGCAGACAGTGCCGCCGCGCGCGGTGTTCACCATCGAGAAGCCCGGGCCGCAGGTACGCCTCGGCATGGCGGGTACGGTCGAGATCGAGTTGCCCGAGCGGCGCAACGTCCTGCTGGTCCCCAATGCCGCGCTGGAGTTCGAGCCCGGGGTGCGCGGACCGCGGCGTCGCGATCGCATCTACGTACTCGATCGGGGCGAGCCGCGCCGGGTCTACGTGACCGTCGGGGCGAGCGACGGGAAACGCACCGAAGTCTTCGCAAATGGCCTGAAACCGGACGATCGTGCGATCATCGGTTGGCGGGATGCGACAGCCGGAGCGCCCGCGTCAGGTCGTTGA
- a CDS encoding glucan biosynthesis protein: MSRRTAMGLFAALAAASAFPGGVKAATGGRLGAPEPFSWDKLVARARDLARKPYVALAESTHAAANYDAAGKLTYGDAPTIAGNVRLFPAVRGTAPKPVRIAVVEGGQAREIVDTSGLFVGGGNTDAVGFRVMDASGRSDWLAWQGASYFRSSGGRDQYGLSARAIAIDTGLAKGEEFPDFTHFWIEQVGADAVRIHALLDGPSVAGAYAFDCRKTSGGVTQDVTAALFLRKDVAQLGFAAASSMFWYDQASPPRARNDWRPEIHDSDGLAIWSGNGERVWRPLENPRVARLNSLRADSPKGFGLLQRDQTFDHYQDDGVFYDRRPSLWVEPKGDWGPGSVGLYEMPTNAETLDNIALFWRSDRLAKAGQRRDIAYRLTWTSNDPTTNSTSRCVDSFEGPGGAPGSPPLDGVRKFVFDFAGPALAGLGRDSGVTPDTDLPKGAIVSAVAYPVARSEGRWRAMIDVRSAAVAQAQFRLFLKRGNSALSETVIKAIET; the protein is encoded by the coding sequence ATGTCGCGCCGCACCGCCATGGGGCTGTTTGCGGCGCTCGCGGCGGCAAGCGCCTTTCCAGGCGGCGTGAAGGCTGCAACGGGCGGTCGGCTCGGCGCGCCGGAGCCGTTCTCGTGGGACAAGCTCGTCGCCCGCGCACGCGATCTTGCCCGCAAGCCTTACGTCGCGCTTGCGGAATCGACGCATGCGGCTGCCAACTACGATGCTGCCGGAAAGCTGACGTATGGTGACGCTCCCACCATCGCGGGCAACGTGCGCCTGTTCCCCGCCGTGCGCGGCACCGCCCCCAAGCCGGTACGCATCGCCGTGGTCGAGGGTGGGCAGGCGCGCGAGATCGTCGACACCTCGGGCCTCTTCGTCGGCGGCGGGAACACCGATGCGGTCGGCTTTCGCGTCATGGATGCGAGCGGACGCAGCGACTGGCTGGCCTGGCAGGGCGCAAGCTACTTCCGCTCATCGGGTGGACGCGACCAATATGGCCTCTCCGCGCGCGCCATCGCCATCGACACAGGGCTCGCCAAGGGGGAGGAATTCCCCGACTTCACGCATTTCTGGATCGAGCAGGTCGGCGCCGACGCCGTGCGCATCCACGCGCTGCTGGACGGACCCAGCGTTGCGGGTGCCTATGCCTTCGATTGCCGCAAGACTTCGGGTGGCGTGACGCAGGACGTCACCGCAGCGCTGTTCCTGCGCAAGGACGTGGCGCAACTGGGTTTCGCCGCTGCCTCCAGCATGTTCTGGTACGATCAGGCCAGCCCGCCACGCGCCCGCAACGACTGGCGGCCGGAGATCCACGATTCCGATGGCCTCGCCATCTGGTCCGGCAATGGGGAGCGGGTCTGGCGTCCACTGGAGAACCCCAGGGTCGCCCGCCTCAATTCTCTGCGCGCGGATTCGCCCAAGGGCTTCGGCCTGCTCCAGCGCGACCAGACTTTCGATCATTATCAGGACGACGGCGTGTTCTACGACCGCCGCCCCTCGCTCTGGGTGGAGCCCAAGGGTGACTGGGGACCGGGCTCGGTCGGGCTCTACGAGATGCCGACGAACGCCGAGACGCTCGACAACATCGCGCTGTTCTGGCGCAGCGATCGTCTCGCCAAGGCTGGGCAGCGCCGCGATATCGCCTATCGGCTGACCTGGACTTCGAATGATCCGACCACAAACAGCACCTCCCGCTGCGTCGATAGTTTCGAAGGGCCGGGCGGCGCGCCCGGCTCGCCGCCGCTCGACGGCGTGCGCAAGTTCGTGTTCGACTTCGCCGGGCCGGCGCTCGCAGGACTGGGGCGGGACAGTGGCGTGACGCCGGACACCGACCTACCTAAAGGGGCGATAGTGTCCGCCGTCGCCTATCCGGTGGCGCGCTCGGAAGGCCGGTGGCGGGCGATGATCGACGTACGCTCCGCCGCTGTTGCACAGGCGCAATTCAGACTTTTCCTAAAGCGCGGCAACTCCGCGCTCAGTGAGACCGTTATCAAGGCCATCGAAACATGA
- the mdoH gene encoding glucans biosynthesis glucosyltransferase MdoH has protein sequence MSATPMNHSPMLPAESPMAMPIQNLWGNPPGAREVLTAPHGMLVKRLLLLALTAVIGLAASSTVRMELSRDGLDWVEVALLVFFVPLFCWISFGFVTATMGFLKLITGEHPGFTALPSPASSLRHKTAVLMPVYNEGVEEVFARVRAMAYSIAEAGGAAWIDFFVLSDSNPFHGKREEAAWRELADHAPIKIYYRRREKNIARKPGNIAEWVKRFGGAYENMLILDADSMMSGETIVGMASIMEERPSIGLLQTVPMITNARTLFQRWMQFASEAYGPIASAGLLWWSGSEANFWGHNAIVRTRAFAEACGLPELPGKAPFGGHILSHDMLESALLRRRGWAVHMVMIGGSYEEFPPTVVDMAIRDRRWMQGNLQHLQLLGASGLHWASRLHLLIGASAYLTSPGWLLLILTMIGQVATQGTGGFVTLAPPSVLALTVMLLFGPKIMGLIWMLADRERRASFGGTTAVLRSVALETVLAMLLAPITMVTQTKALLGLLLGISAGWNTQTRDARRITVREVLPDLREHLLLGAALAATAFLDVTTAIWLSPIIVGLFLSPWLISLSSSENLGQKAGAAKFFRVPEPGIVEAGPTGPREEPEVLAAKGQSLVEA, from the coding sequence ATGAGTGCGACGCCCATGAACCATTCGCCGATGCTTCCGGCCGAATCGCCGATGGCGATGCCGATCCAGAACCTGTGGGGCAATCCGCCCGGCGCACGCGAGGTTCTGACCGCGCCGCACGGCATGCTGGTGAAGCGCCTGCTGCTGCTGGCCCTGACGGCGGTGATCGGTCTTGCGGCGTCGAGCACGGTGCGCATGGAACTGTCGCGTGATGGGCTCGACTGGGTCGAAGTGGCGCTGCTGGTGTTCTTCGTGCCGCTGTTCTGCTGGATCTCGTTCGGTTTTGTGACCGCGACGATGGGCTTCCTCAAACTCATAACCGGCGAACATCCGGGCTTCACCGCACTCCCCAGCCCGGCCTCCAGCCTGCGCCACAAGACCGCCGTGCTGATGCCGGTCTACAACGAGGGCGTCGAGGAAGTCTTCGCCCGCGTGCGCGCCATGGCCTACTCCATCGCCGAAGCGGGCGGCGCAGCGTGGATCGACTTCTTCGTCCTCAGCGACTCCAACCCCTTCCACGGCAAGCGCGAGGAAGCGGCCTGGCGCGAACTCGCCGATCATGCACCGATCAAGATCTACTACCGCCGCCGCGAGAAGAACATCGCCCGCAAGCCCGGCAACATCGCCGAGTGGGTGAAGCGCTTCGGCGGCGCCTACGAGAACATGCTGATCCTCGACGCGGACTCGATGATGAGCGGCGAGACGATCGTCGGCATGGCCTCGATCATGGAAGAGCGCCCCTCGATCGGCCTGCTCCAGACGGTGCCGATGATCACCAATGCCCGCACGCTGTTCCAGCGCTGGATGCAGTTCGCGAGCGAGGCCTACGGCCCCATCGCCAGCGCCGGGCTGCTGTGGTGGTCGGGCTCCGAAGCCAACTTCTGGGGCCACAACGCCATCGTGCGCACGCGCGCCTTCGCCGAAGCCTGCGGCCTGCCCGAACTCCCCGGCAAGGCCCCGTTCGGCGGCCATATCCTGAGCCACGACATGCTCGAATCCGCCCTGCTGCGCCGTCGTGGCTGGGCCGTTCACATGGTCATGATCGGCGGTTCGTATGAGGAATTCCCGCCCACGGTGGTCGACATGGCCATCCGCGACCGGCGCTGGATGCAGGGCAACCTGCAGCACCTCCAACTGCTCGGCGCGTCGGGCCTGCACTGGGCCAGCCGCCTGCACCTGCTGATCGGTGCCTCGGCCTACCTCACCTCGCCAGGCTGGCTGCTGCTCATCCTGACCATGATCGGTCAGGTCGCGACGCAGGGCACCGGCGGGTTTGTCACCCTCGCCCCGCCGAGCGTGCTGGCGCTGACGGTGATGCTGCTGTTCGGCCCCAAGATCATGGGCCTGATCTGGATGCTTGCGGACCGCGAACGCCGCGCCAGCTTCGGCGGCACTACCGCCGTTCTCCGCTCGGTCGCGCTGGAGACGGTGCTCGCCATGCTGCTCGCGCCGATCACCATGGTGACGCAGACCAAGGCGCTGCTGGGCCTGTTGCTCGGCATCTCGGCGGGCTGGAACACGCAGACCCGCGACGCTCGCCGCATCACCGTGCGCGAAGTCCTGCCCGACCTGCGCGAGCACCTGCTGCTCGGCGCGGCGCTGGCGGCAACGGCTTTCCTCGATGTGACGACCGCCATCTGGCTCTCGCCGATCATCGTCGGCCTGTTCCTCTCGCCATGGCTCATCAGCTTGTCGTCGAGCGAGAATCTCGGCCAGAAGGCCGGGGCCGCGAAGTTCTTCCGCGTACCGGAACCCGGCATCGTCGAGGCTGGCCCCACCGGCCCGCGCGAGGAGCCCGAAGTCCTCGCCGCCAAGGGTCAATCGCTGGTCGAGGCCTGA
- a CDS encoding cobyrinate a,c-diamide synthase, whose translation MTDIATASCPALLVTAPSSGQGKTLVTAALARRHRNAGRRVRVFKCGPDFLDPMVLEVASGAPVHQLDLFMCGEAQCRALLHEAALEADLILVEGAMGLYDGTPSAADLARKFALPVLAVVDGSAMAQTFGALVHGLATYREGVDLHAVIANRVGSARHAELLEAGVPSTVKWLGHLPREAGVTLPERHLGLVQASEVANLDERLDRAAALLPDTVLHLPTPVDFAPGTAEIGADLSGRRIAIARDEAFAFIYRANLEWLERAGASLAFFSPLYDAELPECDALWLPGGYPELHLDRLAANTPMLAAIRAHHAQGKAILAECGGMLYTCAYLTDRQGRSAQMLGILPGDATMQPRFAALGMQEIDLPGGTLRGHTFHYSRLETALSADLRARTPDGREGEALYRVGSLTASYMHGYFPSAPLAVAQLFGQASTSD comes from the coding sequence ATGACCGATATCGCCACAGCATCCTGTCCCGCCCTCCTCGTCACCGCGCCATCCTCGGGGCAAGGCAAGACGCTGGTGACGGCCGCCCTCGCCCGCCGCCACCGCAACGCCGGACGCCGGGTCAGGGTGTTCAAGTGCGGCCCGGATTTCCTCGATCCGATGGTGCTCGAAGTCGCCAGCGGCGCTCCGGTCCACCAGCTCGACCTGTTCATGTGCGGCGAGGCGCAGTGCCGCGCGCTGCTCCATGAAGCCGCACTGGAGGCCGACCTGATCCTCGTCGAAGGGGCGATGGGCCTATATGACGGCACCCCCAGCGCGGCCGATCTGGCGCGGAAATTCGCGCTTCCGGTGCTGGCGGTGGTGGACGGTTCGGCCATGGCGCAGACTTTCGGCGCGCTGGTCCATGGCCTTGCGACGTACCGGGAAGGCGTCGATCTCCATGCCGTCATCGCCAACCGCGTCGGCTCCGCGCGGCATGCGGAACTGCTGGAGGCGGGCGTGCCGTCCACGGTGAAATGGCTGGGCCATCTGCCGCGCGAGGCGGGGGTGACGCTGCCCGAGCGACACCTCGGTCTGGTGCAGGCGTCGGAAGTGGCTAACCTCGACGAGCGGCTGGACCGTGCCGCCGCGCTGTTGCCGGATACCGTGCTGCACTTGCCAACGCCGGTCGATTTTGCGCCGGGAACGGCGGAAATCGGCGCTGATCTATCGGGGCGACGCATCGCCATCGCGCGGGATGAGGCGTTCGCCTTCATCTACCGCGCCAACCTCGAATGGCTGGAACGGGCGGGCGCGAGCCTCGCGTTCTTCTCGCCCCTGTACGACGCCGAACTACCCGAATGTGATGCGCTATGGCTGCCGGGCGGCTATCCCGAACTGCACCTCGACCGGCTGGCGGCCAACACGCCGATGCTGGCGGCGATCCGTGCGCATCACGCGCAGGGCAAGGCGATTCTCGCCGAGTGCGGGGGGATGCTCTATACCTGCGCTTACCTGACTGACCGCCAAGGGAGAAGCGCGCAAATGCTGGGAATTTTGCCCGGTGATGCGACAATGCAGCCCCGGTTTGCCGCGCTGGGCATGCAGGAGATCGACCTGCCGGGCGGCACCCTGCGTGGCCACACCTTCCACTATTCGCGGCTGGAAACGGCGCTTTCCGCCGACCTAAGAGCCCGGACTCCGGACGGGCGCGAGGGGGAAGCGCTCTATCGCGTGGGCTCGCTCACGGCGAGCTACATGCACGGCTACTTCCCCTCCGCGCCGCTCGCCGTGGCGCAATTGTTCGGTCAGGCCTCGACCAGCGATTGA
- a CDS encoding TonB-dependent receptor plug domain-containing protein: protein MQVKQYLTSTAATLALLFSANPAQALNGTEAAPNVPEGAPEATDNILVSALRTPVAVERVSATVTVLDESAIVALQPIALTDALLRTPGVSMSRNGGYGTTTSLRIRGADSGETVMVIDGMRLSDPSATAGGYGFSNLLLDDVDRIEILGGPQSILWGSDATGGVVNVRTRRPTAPLEGSFAVEAGTHDTISARAGVGGSSDLIDWRLSASRFTTDGISARSNGTEDDGFQRSAASGTVTLRVAPGVSVDLRGYWADATNDFDGTSGDTLAYGKTKEWSGYAGVNFALLDGRLVNRIAVLQNETDRENYDPTRSIRQITFDAHGRLRRYEYQGTLTLNDAVQAVFGAEREEQRMTTASPANNAAPYALKPYAVDMDSLYAELRVTPLRGLTLDGGARYDHQSRFGGQTVWSAGAAYTPNEGATVLRASYDEGFKAPSLYQMYSIYGTAGLAPQKAKGWELGAEQNFGKALRLSATWFERDTDNLIDFAYCPTRGTLPAECYIPGTTTSRFGYYANVKAATARGLELAGSARLGVLFAEGNYSWTKAEDRTEGAATYGRQLQRVPRHMANAEAGVDLPQGLRASVAARYSGRTFNAATGTATLPDYWLIDLRAQMRIKENLMLQGRVENLTDKDYETAAGYSALGRTVYVGVRSRF, encoded by the coding sequence ATGCAAGTGAAACAGTATCTTACCTCTACCGCAGCCACCCTCGCGCTGCTCTTTTCGGCCAATCCGGCCCAAGCACTGAACGGCACCGAGGCCGCACCGAACGTCCCTGAAGGCGCACCGGAGGCCACCGACAACATCCTCGTCAGTGCGCTGCGCACCCCGGTCGCGGTGGAGCGCGTTTCCGCCACCGTCACCGTGCTCGACGAGTCCGCGATCGTCGCCCTGCAGCCGATCGCGCTCACCGATGCGCTGCTGCGCACCCCCGGCGTCTCGATGTCGCGCAACGGTGGCTACGGCACCACGACCTCGCTGCGCATCCGCGGCGCGGACTCGGGCGAGACCGTCATGGTGATCGACGGCATGCGCCTGTCGGACCCGTCCGCGACGGCAGGCGGTTACGGCTTCTCCAACCTCCTGCTCGACGATGTGGACCGCATCGAGATCCTGGGCGGGCCGCAGTCGATCCTGTGGGGCAGCGACGCGACCGGCGGCGTCGTCAACGTGCGCACCCGCCGCCCGACCGCGCCGCTCGAAGGCAGCTTCGCAGTGGAGGCGGGCACGCACGACACCATCTCCGCCCGCGCCGGGGTGGGCGGCTCGTCCGACCTCATCGACTGGCGCCTGTCCGCCTCGCGCTTCACCACCGACGGCATCTCGGCCCGGTCGAACGGAACCGAGGATGACGGTTTCCAGCGCAGCGCCGCCAGCGGCACCGTGACCCTGCGCGTCGCCCCCGGCGTCAGCGTCGATCTGCGTGGCTACTGGGCCGATGCGACCAACGATTTCGACGGCACTTCGGGCGACACCCTCGCCTACGGCAAGACGAAGGAGTGGTCGGGCTACGCGGGCGTCAACTTCGCGCTGCTGGACGGCAGGCTGGTGAACCGCATCGCCGTGCTCCAGAACGAGACCGACCGCGAGAACTACGACCCCACCCGCTCGATCCGCCAGATCACCTTCGACGCGCACGGCCGCCTGCGCCGCTACGAGTACCAGGGCACGCTGACGCTGAACGACGCGGTGCAGGCCGTGTTCGGGGCCGAGCGCGAGGAGCAGCGGATGACCACCGCATCCCCCGCCAACAACGCCGCCCCTTATGCGCTGAAGCCCTATGCGGTGGACATGGACAGCCTCTACGCCGAACTGCGCGTGACGCCGCTGCGTGGCCTCACCCTCGACGGCGGGGCGCGCTACGATCACCAGTCGCGCTTCGGCGGGCAGACGGTGTGGAGCGCGGGCGCGGCCTATACCCCGAACGAGGGCGCGACCGTGCTGCGCGCCAGCTACGACGAGGGCTTCAAGGCGCCCTCGCTCTACCAGATGTACTCGATCTACGGCACCGCCGGGCTCGCCCCGCAGAAGGCCAAGGGTTGGGAACTGGGCGCCGAGCAGAACTTCGGCAAGGCGCTGCGCTTGTCCGCCACCTGGTTCGAGCGCGATACCGACAACCTGATCGACTTCGCCTATTGCCCCACCAGAGGCACGCTGCCCGCCGAGTGCTACATCCCCGGCACCACCACCAGCCGCTTCGGCTATTATGCCAACGTCAAGGCGGCGACCGCGCGCGGCCTCGAACTCGCCGGATCGGCGCGCCTCGGCGTCCTCTTCGCCGAGGGCAACTACAGCTGGACCAAGGCCGAGGACCGCACCGAAGGCGCCGCCACCTACGGCCGCCAGCTCCAGCGGGTGCCGCGCCACATGGCCAATGCCGAAGCGGGCGTCGATCTGCCGCAAGGGCTTCGCGCCAGCGTCGCCGCGCGCTACTCGGGCAGGACGTTCAACGCCGCCACCGGCACCGCAACCTTGCCCGACTACTGGCTGATCGACCTGCGCGCCCAGATGCGCATCAAGGAGAACCTCATGCTGCAAGGCCGCGTCGAGAACCTGACCGACAAGGACTACGAGACGGCGGCGGGTTATTCCGCGCTGGGTCGCACCGTCTACGTCGGCGTGCGCAGCCGGTTCTGA
- a CDS encoding DUF1636 domain-containing protein has protein sequence MLTPVTPGPSVVVCNTCRLSADEREDGEGQRGGALLEAAMRAVQDADPTLRGVEVQSMPCLFACSRHCTVHIRAPGKVGYVLGDFTPDEHAARAILEYAARHAESEHGRVPFREWPQGVKGHFITRTPPEGYVCT, from the coding sequence ATGCTGACCCCCGTCACCCCCGGCCCCTCGGTGGTCGTGTGCAACACCTGCCGCCTCAGCGCCGACGAGCGCGAGGACGGCGAGGGCCAGCGCGGCGGCGCGCTGCTCGAAGCGGCGATGCGCGCGGTGCAGGATGCCGACCCGACGCTTCGGGGCGTCGAGGTCCAGTCCATGCCCTGCCTCTTCGCCTGTTCGCGCCACTGCACCGTCCACATCCGCGCGCCGGGCAAGGTCGGCTACGTGCTGGGCGACTTCACCCCGGACGAGCATGCCGCCCGCGCCATCCTCGAATATGCCGCGCGCCATGCGGAAAGCGAGCATGGCCGCGTGCCCTTCCGCGAATGGCCGCAAGGCGTGAAGGGCCATTTCATCACCCGCACCCCGCCGGAAGGCTACGTCTGCACATGA
- the cobT gene encoding nicotinate-nucleotide--dimethylbenzimidazole phosphoribosyltransferase produces MIRFADPAAFAAALATLPQPDVEARAAALSRQSRLTKPTGALGRLEDIAVFMAGWQEHERPVADPVQAVVFAGNHGVTAQGVSAYPPEVTVQMVANFEAGGAAINALTRACAVRLSVVALDLDRPTGDITLEPAMSEAECLDALNRGAAALDADTRLLLVGEMGIGNTTPAAALCAQVLGGAAHDWAGRGTGIDDHGLTRKETAVEAALALHGAHCGSAFETLRRLGGREIAAMAGAILAARLRKVPVLLDGFIASAAIAPLVRDNARFTDHCIAAHCSAEAGHARLLDRLGLEPLLNLGLRLGEGTGAALAVPIVRAALAAHGEMATFEEAAVANPA; encoded by the coding sequence ATGATCCGTTTCGCCGATCCCGCCGCCTTCGCCGCCGCGCTCGCCACCCTGCCGCAGCCCGACGTTGAGGCGCGCGCCGCCGCGCTCAGCCGCCAGTCGCGCCTCACCAAGCCCACCGGCGCGCTCGGTCGGCTGGAGGACATCGCGGTGTTCATGGCGGGCTGGCAGGAACATGAGCGCCCCGTCGCGGACCCGGTGCAGGCGGTGGTCTTCGCCGGCAACCACGGCGTCACCGCGCAGGGCGTCAGCGCCTATCCCCCCGAAGTGACCGTGCAGATGGTCGCCAATTTCGAGGCGGGCGGCGCAGCGATCAACGCGCTTACCCGCGCCTGCGCGGTGCGGCTGTCGGTGGTGGCGCTCGACCTCGACCGGCCGACCGGCGACATCACGCTGGAACCGGCGATGAGCGAGGCGGAGTGCCTCGACGCGCTGAACCGGGGCGCGGCGGCGCTCGATGCAGACACGCGGCTGCTGCTGGTGGGCGAGATGGGCATCGGCAACACCACGCCCGCCGCGGCCCTCTGCGCACAAGTGCTCGGCGGCGCGGCCCACGACTGGGCCGGGCGCGGCACCGGGATCGACGACCACGGCCTTACGCGCAAGGAAACGGCGGTGGAGGCCGCGCTGGCACTCCACGGCGCGCACTGCGGCTCCGCCTTCGAGACGCTGCGCCGCCTTGGCGGGCGGGAGATCGCGGCGATGGCGGGTGCGATCCTTGCCGCGCGGCTGCGCAAGGTGCCGGTGCTGCTCGACGGGTTCATCGCCAGCGCCGCCATCGCGCCGCTGGTGCGCGACAATGCGCGCTTCACCGACCACTGCATCGCCGCCCACTGCTCAGCCGAGGCAGGCCATGCGCGGCTGCTCGACCGGCTGGGGCTGGAGCCGCTGCTGAACCTCGGCCTCAGGCTTGGCGAAGGAACCGGCGCGGCGCTGGCAGTGCCGATCGTGCGCGCGGCGCTGGCGGCCCACGGCGAGATGGCGACGTTCGAGGAAGCGGCGGTCGCCAACCCGGCATGA
- a CDS encoding histidine phosphatase family protein, whose product MSGFTLHLMRHGAPQRPGLLLGHRDEPALPSETAKCVARAEGLAFDSVVSSDLGRTLDPARQVAAARDVAHRVDADWRELDFGAWTGLAAAEVDPAAYARFWDDPDAHAPPGGETWSALKTRVALALGRIEGDTLVVTHAGAMRAALSVLFHMEHRQVWAFDLPYASVLTLRVWPDEAAQITGLIA is encoded by the coding sequence ATGAGTGGCTTTACCCTCCACCTGATGCGCCACGGCGCGCCGCAGCGACCCGGCCTGCTGCTGGGCCACCGCGACGAGCCCGCGCTGCCGTCCGAGACGGCGAAGTGCGTGGCGCGGGCGGAGGGGCTGGCGTTCGACTCCGTGGTGTCTTCCGATCTGGGACGCACGCTCGATCCGGCGCGGCAGGTGGCGGCGGCGCGGGATGTTGCGCATCGCGTGGACGCCGACTGGCGCGAACTCGACTTCGGCGCATGGACTGGCCTTGCCGCCGCCGAAGTCGATCCAGCCGCCTACGCGCGATTCTGGGACGATCCCGACGCCCACGCCCCGCCCGGCGGCGAGACATGGTCCGCCCTCAAGACCCGCGTGGCGCTGGCGCTTGGGCGGATCGAGGGCGATACGCTCGTCGTCACGCACGCCGGTGCGATGCGGGCGGCGCTTTCGGTGCTGTTCCACATGGAACACCGGCAGGTCTGGGCCTTCGACCTCCCTTACGCCAGCGTCCTCACCCTGCGCGTGTGGCCGGACGAAGCCGCGCAGATCACGGGGCTGATAGCATGA
- a CDS encoding adenosylcobinamide-GDP ribazoletransferase, whose translation MKGLILALQFLTRLPLPPVKADARDFARAMRWFPATGLVVGACVALPWWLLQPRDAWVPALAGLVGWVAITGALHLDGLGDVADGAGAAHGDRERLSAVMADPHVGSFAVVAIGLQLAAKLVLLHAIAPAQVGALVLVPVLARIAPIGWTLFLPPLHAGLGSKFREGVSHVHLAAWSLAAIAAAILLFPALLALFMAAPLWGWWLRARLGGISGDGHGAGIELVETALLTALVLLP comes from the coding sequence GTGAAAGGCCTGATCCTCGCCCTGCAATTCCTCACCCGCCTGCCGCTGCCTCCGGTGAAGGCCGACGCGCGGGACTTTGCGCGGGCGATGCGCTGGTTTCCGGCGACGGGGCTGGTGGTGGGGGCCTGCGTCGCGCTGCCATGGTGGCTGCTCCAGCCGCGCGATGCGTGGGTGCCGGCGCTGGCGGGGCTGGTCGGCTGGGTGGCGATCACCGGGGCGCTGCACCTCGACGGCCTCGGCGACGTGGCGGACGGCGCGGGTGCGGCGCACGGGGATCGGGAGCGCCTGTCGGCGGTCATGGCGGACCCGCACGTCGGCAGCTTCGCCGTCGTCGCCATCGGGTTACAGCTGGCGGCCAAGCTGGTGCTGCTCCACGCCATCGCGCCCGCACAAGTCGGCGCGCTGGTGCTGGTGCCGGTGCTCGCCCGGATCGCCCCGATCGGCTGGACGCTGTTCCTGCCGCCGCTCCACGCAGGGCTGGGCTCGAAATTCCGCGAAGGGGTGAGCCATGTCCACCTCGCAGCATGGAGCCTCGCCGCCATAGCCGCCGCGATCCTGCTCTTCCCCGCGCTCCTCGCCCTGTTCATGGCCGCGCCGCTGTGGGGCTGGTGGCTGCGCGCAAGGCTGGGCGGCATCTCGGGCGATGGCCACGGCGCGGGGATAGAGCTGGTGGAGACCGCGCTACTCACCGCGCTGGTGCTGCTGCCATGA